TTCCGGTGCCAACGTGGCCGCAGCCTTAAGGCTACTGAAGTGACCGGAGAAAGGGAAAACATTACCCTTACGATAAAGTTGGCTGCTTGCTCAGGCTTAGCGGCTGTTCCCGGGCCTTACTCTCTCGTCTCGGTGGCCTGGATGGCCTGCCACACAGTGGGGGGGGCAACATCGTGGAACAAAGAATTGTGCTTAATTTTGGATCTGGGGGAAATAGGTCTGGCGCATATGGGCCGATCTCTGTATAAGGTTCTTAACGTACTCAACTCTTTCTTTTTCGACGCCAACCGCTTGGCTGATTTCGGATTCAGCCCAGCCCTTTTCTAAAGCCAGTAGGATAAGATCAAGCTCTTTATAGGAAAGACCTATTGCCTCTTCATCGTTGATGCCGGGAAGGATATCAGGGGAAGGAGCCTTTTCAATGATGCGTGTCGGAATCTCCAAATGGCGAGCAAGGGCCCTCACCTGGGTTTTATAAAGGTCAAGAAGGGGCATGACATCAGCAGCATCGTCGCAGCCGTGTTTGACAAAAAAGCCGATTTTGTATTCTGTCTTGTTGGCGCAGCCTACAACCAGTCTGTTTTCAAGCTCTCCGTGGAGGTAAAGCAGGACCATACGCAGACGGTGTTTTAACCGATAGTAAGCATTTCCTGTTTTGAGGTACGAGGTGAAGTCTTTGTCCTTGAACCCTAAGAGACTTGCTGAAAAAGGAGTTTCTCCAGTTTTCTTTCGATAGTAGTTGTAAGCGGTTTTCATGATTCTTTCTCGGAGCTTTCCGAAAAAGGAAAGTTTATCCAAAGCAAACAGGCGGTATGCCTCCACTTCTTTCAGCCAAGTTGTGAGACTGATTACTCTGGCATTGATTCCTAAATCTGCCGCCAAAGTGAGAGCATCTTGGAAGTGTTCCTTACGGGAGTCTTTTTCGGGCATCACAAGTGCAACTACTTTATCGGGACCAACTGCTCTTCGGCACAAAGCAGCGACAACTGCCGAGTCCACCCCGCCGCTAAGCCCGAGGATCACTCCTTCCCTTTCGAGTTCCTCCACTTTCGCGGCAATGAATCTGGTAAGAAGGGGAGTGACAGCTGCAGAATCGATCTGCATTTCTGTCTGGAGACTCTCAAGCCCCGTCAAAACGATCTCCTCCTCGTTTCGCTTGTAAACACGCTGATGAAGGGGAAAGGTTCAAGTGCTCGGCTAACATCTTCTATTAAGCGCGAAAACACACCCTCCTCAAAATACCGACTCTTATAATATGCATGAGGTTGACATAACCAGACTGCCTTTGAACCTTTGGCCAACAAAAATGTCTTTAAAAGCCTTCAAAAATTTTTCTTCTTTCGTCACAATGTCCCCCTAGGAGCTCGTTGCGAATAACCTTATTTTCATCTCGCCCCGTTGGGCTTGAAAAATTGCATCAGACCAAAATGCATACATAAACCCCCCATAATTAAAAAGAGCTACGGCTGATACACCCTGCACGGCCTGTTTGGGAGACCTTTCTCCCGGCGAGGCAAAACTCCGGCATGTTGTCTTTTCCACTTCTACACGCGGCTTTACCTTTTTTCCGAAAGCAACCTTACAAAAACTTCCACAAGGTGCGGGTCAAACTGGGTCCCCGCACCCTTTCTTAGCTCCTCCAGGGCCTCCTCGGGTGACAGAGCAGGGCGGTAGGGCCGTTCCGAGGTCATCGCGTCATAGGCGTCGGCTATGGCCAGGATGCGGCTCAGGATGTGGATTTCCTCGCCGCGCAGCCCGCGGGGATATCCCTTCCCGTTCCACCGCTCGTGATGCTGCCGGATGAGTTCCGCCACAGGGACAAGTTCGGGTGAAGAAAGGGCGATCCGGTACCCCACCTCAGGGTGGTGTTTCACTTCCTCCCACTCTTTCTCGGTGAGCGCAGAAGGCTTAAAAAGGATGTGCTCAGGCACTCCCAGCTTACCCACGTCGTGCACGTCCGCCAAAAGGCAAAGAATATCCAGGTCGCTTCGAGAGAGCCCCACCGCTCTGCCCAGCATACAGGCCAGCTTTTTCACCCGCTCCGTGTGACCCCCGGCCACGTAATCCTTCTCCGCCAGGGCCGCCTTGAGCACGCGGACGACCGCACGGTGCGGCTCCGCCTCCCTGGCGAGCTTGTCCCTGTACATGGCGTCGTCGGCCTCCGCGTAAACCTCCCGCAGCGGGCGGGAAGCATCCTCCACCGTCGCCACCCCCACGGAAACGCTCAGAGGGAGATCCGGGTGCTGCGCGTTGTCCGTCTCTACCGCCTCGGTTATGCGCCCGACTACTTCTTCCGCTGCCTTCCGGTTCGTCTGCGGCAGGATCACGGCAAACTCGTCCCCGCCGACCCGGGCCACCACGTCGGACCCGCGGACGCAACCCGCGATTACCTTTGCCGCACGGCGCAGGAGCTCGTCGCCCTGCTCGTGGCCCAGGGCATCGTTGACCACCTTGAGGCCGTTGAGGTCGCAAAGGATAAGGCTCACGGGAAAGGAGCGGCCCTTCTCCAGCCGCCGCAGTTCCTCCTCGAAGAAGGCGCGGTTGTAAAGCCCGGTGAGAGCGTCGTGCATGCTCTGGTACCTCAGCTCTTCCTCCATCTTCTTGCGCTCGCCGATGTCGCGGATGCACTGGACCGCCCCGAGCAGGTTCCCTTTCTCGTCGCAGATCGGGGCCGCGAGGGTCCAGAAATGAAGCCCCCTGCCGCCGTAAGCGCAGGGGGCAAAACCTTCCCCGACAAGAACTTGGCCCCTCCTCTCAATCTTTTCGTACTCCTGCTCCCACTCCTTGCCGTTGCCGAGCAGGATGTTCACGAGGATGGGCCTGCGTTCCCCGAAAAAAGGGACGGCGTAAGTGTATTCGCCCTTGCCCAGTATTTCCTCCTTCGTGACTCCAGTCATTTCTTCCACGGCCCGGTTCCACACGACCACCTTGCCTGCGCGGTCGATGGCAAGGACGCCATCCGGGAGGGAGTCGACGATTTTCTCAAGAAGGCTCAGCCGCCCCCCTAACTTTTCTGGTGGTAGTTCGCTGCTTTCAACGAGCAGGAGTTCCAGCAATTCCCTGGCCGCTTTAATTTTGTCTTCCGGTAAAGCGTCCACCAGCCGGTGGAGTCCGTCTCTTCCCTGGCCCGAGTTCACGCTCTTCACCGCCCTCTTAAAGCACCTTGACGTAGAGTTTTCTACTTCGGGA
Above is a genomic segment from Bacillota bacterium containing:
- the nadE gene encoding NAD(+) synthase; amino-acid sequence: MTGLESLQTEMQIDSAAVTPLLTRFIAAKVEELEREGVILGLSGGVDSAVVAALCRRAVGPDKVVALVMPEKDSRKEHFQDALTLAADLGINARVISLTTWLKEVEAYRLFALDKLSFFGKLRERIMKTAYNYYRKKTGETPFSASLLGFKDKDFTSYLKTGNAYYRLKHRLRMVLLYLHGELENRLVVGCANKTEYKIGFFVKHGCDDAADVMPLLDLYKTQVRALARHLEIPTRIIEKAPSPDILPGINDEEAIGLSYKELDLILLALEKGWAESEISQAVGVEKERVEYVKNLIQRSAHMRQTYFPQIQN
- a CDS encoding diguanylate cyclase, with amino-acid sequence MKAARELLELLLVESSELPPEKLGGRLSLLEKIVDSLPDGVLAIDRAGKVVVWNRAVEEMTGVTKEEILGKGEYTYAVPFFGERRPILVNILLGNGKEWEQEYEKIERRGQVLVGEGFAPCAYGGRGLHFWTLAAPICDEKGNLLGAVQCIRDIGERKKMEEELRYQSMHDALTGLYNRAFFEEELRRLEKGRSFPVSLILCDLNGLKVVNDALGHEQGDELLRRAAKVIAGCVRGSDVVARVGGDEFAVILPQTNRKAAEEVVGRITEAVETDNAQHPDLPLSVSVGVATVEDASRPLREVYAEADDAMYRDKLAREAEPHRAVVRVLKAALAEKDYVAGGHTERVKKLACMLGRAVGLSRSDLDILCLLADVHDVGKLGVPEHILFKPSALTEKEWEEVKHHPEVGYRIALSSPELVPVAELIRQHHERWNGKGYPRGLRGEEIHILSRILAIADAYDAMTSERPYRPALSPEEALEELRKGAGTQFDPHLVEVFVRLLSEKR